A genomic stretch from Penaeus vannamei isolate JL-2024 chromosome 6, ASM4276789v1, whole genome shotgun sequence includes:
- the LOC138861943 gene encoding uncharacterized protein produces MNGSSQIMLVFLDISLDARDVTIPVPDPPISQDPSTLTEVRKVISGKVAGICNILVELLEAGVFAPIYTKRIHNHLLRHQKLEQSGFTPGKSTIDRILVLQVIVERVCEFGCWVPTAYIVLKEFDLVHRKSSWEILKFRGILTQFIGLIAILYTSIESAIEWWGPTELLPY; encoded by the exons ATGAACGGgtcatctcagatcatgttggtGTTCCTGGACATTAGTCTAGATGCAAGGGATGTCACAATCCCTGTgcctgacccacccatcagtcAAGATCCCtctaccctgactgaggttagGAAGGTGATCTCAGGAAAAGTTGCAGGCATATGCAATATTCTTGTTGAACTGCTAGAGGCTGGG GTCTTCGCCCCCATTTATACGAAACGGATCCACAACCACTTACTAAGGCACCAAAAACTggaacaatctggattcactcctggcaagtccacaatagaccgtatcctagtgcttcaagtcattgtagaacgtGTTTGTGAGTTCGGTTGTTGGGTGCCCACAGCCTACATTGTACTCAAGGAGTTTGATTTGGTGCATCGCAAATCATCATGGGAGATCCTGAAATTTAGGGGAATTCTTACACAgtttattggattaatagcaatcCTATATACTAGTATTGAGAGTGCTATTGAGTGGTGGGGGCCTACTGAGCTTCTTCCCTATTAA